One Paroedura picta isolate Pp20150507F chromosome 3, Ppicta_v3.0, whole genome shotgun sequence genomic window carries:
- the LOC143834262 gene encoding E3 ubiquitin-protein ligase TRIM7-like, with the protein MGLPAPPTVPKGRCCHSFQPIPWPVPPSASPPSLPRGAIFLSWGWHLSPLCAADARSSLPACEKQPEDGPGGLSPLSSAPAASGLQGGTRPVAARGNETETRSPLLPLPEAAMAAEGLVAELCEEASCSVCLEYFQDPVMIPDCGHNFCRACLDRSWGEPGAQPSCPQCRGRAQPSSLRPNQHLANMVETIQKLRPLEAKATEAKGAEGPGGVCEKHREPLKFFCRDDEAPLCVVCSRSREHRGHQVTPLEEDAAEKKTMAAAGRESVCRKHREPLKLFCRDHEAPLCVVCEQSQEHKYHEIVPAEEASQEYKDQFSTCLAILEKEKEKILEHKAGLVKESQDVLNQTKREWQRTLTKFKQLHTFLDKQEKLLLAQMEEVEMEVAKERDQHLADLSEELSALESLIWEMEERCKQPAGDLLQDARSILQRFEEKESFRNPAAFPPALRWRILDFWDLNPLLEDVKKQVTDILDSGLHMQKANVTLDPDTAHLNLIMSADQKSMRVGKARQDLPDNPERFAKYTAVLGREGFRAGRHFWEVLVGSEGDWMVGVARKSVNRKGSITFCPEEGIWTVGKWGSRYRASVKGHLSPLTLRGELKRIRVGLNCAGGRVAFFDADRGDLLHEFSGASFSEETLLPFFYVYGNGHLKISS; encoded by the exons ATGGGGCTTCCAGCGCCTCCCACGGTTCCCAAAGGGCGCTGTTGTCATTCCTTTCAGCCCATCCCATGGCCAGTCCCTCCCTcggccagccctccctccctccctcgcgggGCGATTTTCCTCTCCTGGGGGTGGCACCTTTCGCCCCTCTGCGCTGCAGACGCCAgatcttccctgcctgcctgcgaaAAGCAGCCGGAGGACGGCCCAGGCGGGCTTTCCCCGCTCTCTTCGGCGCCGGCAGCGAGTGGTTTGCAGGGCGGGACGCGCCCCGTCGCTGCTCGGGGAAACGAAACCGAAACCCGCTcgcctcttctcccccttccgGAGGCGGCCATGGCGGCGGAGGGTCTTGTGGCGGAGCTCTGCGAGGAGGCCTCCTGCTCCGTCTGCCTGGAGTATTTTCAGGATCCCGTCATGATCCCCGACTGCGGCCACAACTTCTGCCGCGCCTGCCTGGACCGCTCCTGGGGGGAGCCGGGGGCGCAGCCGTCTTGCCCCCAATGCCGAGGAAGGGCGCAGCCGTCGAGCCTGCGCCCGAACCAGCATCTGGCCAACATGGTGGAAACGATCCAGAAGCTGCGCCCTTTGGAAGCGAAGGCGACGGAGGCGAAGGGGGCGGAAGGCCCAGGGGGCGTCTGCGAGAAGCACCGGGAGCCCCTGAAGTTCTTCTGCCGGGACGACGAAGCCCCCCTCTGCGTGGTCTGCAGCAGATCCCGGGAGCACCGAGGCCACCAGGTGACCCCCCTGGAGGAGGATGCCGCGGAGAAGAAG ACGATGGCGGCAGCTGGACGGGAAAGTGTTTGCAGGAAGCACCGGGAGCCGCTGAAGCTCTTCTGCAGGGACCACGAAGCCCCCCTCTGCGTGGTCTGTGAGCAGTCCCAGGAGCACAAATACCACGAAATCGTTCCTGCGGAGGAGGCTTCCCAAGAGTACAAG gatcagttCTCCACTTGTTTGGCGattctggagaaggagaaggagaaaatctTGGAGCACAAAGCCGGCCTAGTGAAAGAGAGCCAAGACGTGCTC AATCAAACCAAAAGAGAGTGGCAGAGGACACTGACCAAATTCAAGCAACTTCACACATTTCTGGACAAGCAAGAGAAGCTCCTGCTGGCTCAGATGGAAGAGGTAGAGATGGAGGTAGCGAAGGAAAGGGACCAGCACCTGGCTGATCTCTCTGAAGAGCTCTCGGCTCTGGAAAGCCTCATCTGGGAGATGGAGGAGAGGTGTAAGCAACCAGCCGGAGATCTCCTGCAG gatGCCAGGAGCATTTTGCAGAG GTTTGAAGAAAAGGAGTCCTTCAGGAATCCAGCGGCTTTTCCTCCTGCACTAAGGTGGCGCATCTTGGACTTCTGGGATTTAAATCCCCTTTTGGAGGACGTCAAGAAGCAAGTCACAG ACATTCTGGATTCTGGACTTCACATGCAGAAAG CCAATGTGACTCTGGATCCAGACACAGCCCATCTGAATCTCATCATGTCTGCAGATCAGAAAAGCATGAGAGTAGGAAAAGCACGCCAGGATCTGCCTGACAATCCTGAGAGATTTGCCAAGTACACTGCTGTGCTGGGCCGTGAGGGGTTCAGGGCAGGCCGCCATTTCTGGGAGGTCCTTGTGGGGAGTGAGGGAGATTGGATGGTGGGGGTGGCCAGGAAGTCTGTGAACAGGAAGGGAAGCATCACTTTTTGTCCTGAGGAAGGGATCTGGACTGTGGGGAAGTGGGGGAGCCGCTACAGGGCTTCTGTGAAAGGCCATCTTTCTCCCTTGACCCTGAGGGGGGAGCTGAAGAGGATCCGTGTGGGCCTGAACTGCGCCGGGGGTCGAGTGGCCTTTTTCGACGCTGACAGAGGAGACCTTCTCCACGAGTTCTCTGGGGCCTCCTTCTCTGAGGAGaccctcctgcccttcttttaTGTGTATGGAAATGGCCACCTCAAAATCTCTTCTTAA
- the LOC143834276 gene encoding E3 ubiquitin-protein ligase TRIM7-like, with protein MASPSLPPGAIFLSWGWHLSPLCAADARSSLPACKKQPKDGPGGLSPLSSAPAASGLQGGTRPVAARGNETETRSPLLPLPEAAMAAEGLVAELCEEASCSVCLDFFRDPVTIPDCGHNFCRACLGRASGDPGAQPSCPQCRGRAQPSSLRPNQHLANMVETIQKLRPLEAKATEAKGAEGPGGVCEKHREPLKFFCRDDEAPLCVVCSRSREHRGHQVTPLEEDAAEKTMAAAGRESVCKKHREPLKLFCRDHEAPLCVVCEQSQEHKYHEIVPAEEASQEYKDQFSTCLAILEKEKEKILEHKAGLVKESQDVLNQTKREWQKTVTKFKQLHTFLDKQEKLLLAQMEEVEMEVAKERDQHLADLSEELSALESLIWEMEERCKQPAGDLLQDARSILQRFEEKESFRNPAAFPPAPRWRILDFWDLNPLLEDIKKQVTDILGSGLHMQKANVTLDPDTAHLNLIMSADQKSMRVGKARQDLPDNPERFAKYTAVLGREGFRAGRHFWEVLVGSEGDWMVGVARKSVKRKGNIAFCPEEGIWAMRKWGGGYRAYVKGHLSPLTPSGELKRVRVGLNCAGGRVAFFDADRGDLLYEFSGAAFSEETLLPYFWVAEKAHLKISS; from the exons ATGgccagtccctccctccctcccggggcgaTTTTCCTCTCCTGGGGGTGGCACCTTTCGCCCCTCTGCGCTGCAGACGCCAgatcttccctgcctgcctgcaaaAAGCAGCCGAAGGACGGACCAGGCGGGCTTTCCCCGCTCTCTTCGGCGCCGGCAGCGAGTGGTTTGCAGGGCGGGACGCGCCCCGTCGCTGCTCGGGGAAACGAAACCGAAACCCGCTcgcctcttctcccccttccgGAGGCGGCCATGGCGGCGGAGGGTCTTGTGGCGGAGCTCTGCGAGGAGGCCTCCTGCTCCGTCTGCCTCGACTTCTTCAGGGACCCCGTCACGATCCCCGACTGCGGCCACAACTTCTGCCGCGCCTGCCTGGGCCGGGCCTCGGGGGATCCGGGGGCGCAGCCGTCTTGCCCCCAATGCCGGGGAAGGGCGCAGCCGTCGAGCCTGCGCCCGAACCAGCATCTGGCCAACATGGTGGAAACGATCCAGAAGCTGCGCCCTTTGGAAGCGAAGGCGACGGAGGCGAAGGGGGCGGAAGGCCCAGGGGGCGTCTGCGAGAAGCACCGGGAGCCCCTGAAGTTCTTCTGCCGGGACGACGAAGCCCCCCTCTGCGTGGTCTGCAGCAGATCCCGGGAGCACCGAGGCCACCAGGTGACCCCCCTGGAGGAGGATGCCGCGGAGAAG ACGATGGCGGCAGCTGGACGGGAAAGTGTTTGCAAGAAGCACCGGGAGCCGCTGAAGCTCTTCTGCAGGGACCACGAAGCCCCGCTCTGCGTGGTCTGTGAGCAGTCCCAGGAGCATAAATACCACGAAATCGTTCCTGCGGAGGAGGCTTCCCAAGAGTACAAG gatcagttCTCCACTTGTTTGGCGattctggagaaggagaaggagaaaatctTGGAGCACAAAGCCGGCCTAGTGAAAGAGAGCCAAGACGTGCTC AATCAAACCaaaagagagtggcagaagacagtGACCAAATTCAAGCAACTTCACACATTTCTGGACAAGCAAGAGAAGCTCCTGCTGGCTCAGATGGAAGAGGTAGAGATGGAGGTAGCGAAGGAAAGGGACCAGCACCTGGCTGATCTCTCTGAAGAGCTCTCGGCTCTGGAAAGCCTCATCTGGGAGATGGAGGAGAGGTGTAAGCAACCAGCCGGAGATCTCCTGCAG gatGCCAGGAGCATTTTGCAGAG GTTTGAAGAAAAGGAGTCCTTCAGGAATCCAGCGGCTTTTCCTCCTGCACCAAGGTGGCGCATCTTGGACTTCTGGGATTTAAATCCCCTTTTGGAGGACATCAAGAAGCAAGTCACAG ACATTCTGGGTTCTGGACTTCACATGCAGAAAG CCAATGTGACTCTGGATCCAGACACAGCCCATCTGAATCTCATCATGTCTGCAGATCAGAAAAGCATGAGAGTAGGAAAAGCACGCCAGGATCTGCCCGACAATCCTGAGAGATTTGCCAAGTACACTGCTGTGCTGGGCCGTGAGGGGTTCAGGGCAGGCCGCCATTTCTGGGAGGTCCTTGTGGGGAGTGAGGGAGATTGGATGGTGGGGGTGGCCAGGAAGtctgtgaagaggaagggaaacatcGCTTTTTGTCCTGAGGAAGGGATCTGGGCTATGAGGAAGTGGGGGGGCGGCTACAGGGCTTATGTGAAAGGCCATCTTTCTCCCTTGACCCCGAGTGGGGAGCTGAAGAGGGTCCGTGTGGGCCTGAACTGCGCCGGGGGTCGAGTGGCCTTTTTCGACGCTGACAGAGGAGACCTTCTCTACGAGTTCTCTGGAGCCGCCTTCTCTGAGGAGACCCTCCTGccatacttctgggtagcagaaaAAGCCCACCTCAAAATCTCTTCTTAA